The Bradyrhizobium ottawaense genome window below encodes:
- a CDS encoding 2Fe-2S iron-sulfur cluster-binding protein has product MAKIHFVDHKGETRTVEIENGATVMEAAIRNSIPGVEAECGGACACATCHVYVDEAWREKVGSPTPMEEDMLDFGFDVRPNSRLSCQIKVSDDLDGLVVTTPERQA; this is encoded by the coding sequence ATGGCCAAGATTCACTTTGTCGACCACAAGGGCGAAACCCGCACGGTGGAAATCGAGAACGGCGCAACCGTGATGGAAGCCGCGATCCGCAACAGCATTCCCGGCGTCGAGGCCGAATGCGGCGGCGCCTGCGCCTGCGCGACCTGCCATGTCTATGTCGACGAAGCCTGGCGTGAGAAGGTCGGCAGCCCGACGCCGATGGAAGAGGACATGCTCGATTTCGGCTTCGATGTGCGCCCGAATTCGCGCCTGTCCTGCCAGATCAAGGTCTCCGACGATCTCGACGGTCTCGTCGTGACGACACCGGAACGCCAGGCCTGA
- a CDS encoding acyl-CoA thioesterase — protein sequence MNAPSRLDTTPRLEDFPFRLSDNVRFGDLDPNQHVNNAVYATYFETGRVTLMKLPQYGLTPPGLAWIMVRLDMHFRAELHWPNTIELGLGVVKLGRTSVTFEQVVFSEGKCIASAISVGVLLDEATRRPAPLTAEVIEKFRPWHKRGIEVAPPSAS from the coding sequence GTGAACGCACCAAGCCGCCTCGACACGACGCCGCGTCTGGAGGACTTCCCCTTCCGCCTCAGCGACAATGTCCGCTTTGGCGATCTCGACCCCAACCAGCACGTCAACAACGCTGTCTACGCCACCTATTTCGAGACCGGCCGCGTCACGCTGATGAAGCTTCCCCAGTACGGTCTGACCCCGCCGGGCCTCGCCTGGATCATGGTGCGGCTCGACATGCATTTCCGCGCCGAACTGCACTGGCCAAACACGATCGAGCTCGGCCTCGGCGTAGTGAAGCTCGGACGGACGTCAGTGACCTTCGAGCAGGTCGTATTCTCGGAGGGAAAATGCATCGCCTCGGCGATTTCGGTCGGCGTCTTGCTCGACGAGGCGACGCGCCGGCCGGCCCCGCTGACCGCGGAGGTGATCGAGAAATTCAGACCCTGGCACAAGCGCGGCATCGAAGTCGCGCCGCCGAGCGCTTCGTAA
- a CDS encoding NAD(P)/FAD-dependent oxidoreductase — protein sequence MSDVIKTDVLIIGAGPCGLFAAFELGLLDMKTHFVDILDKVGGQCAELYPEKPIYDIPGIPQVSGQGLTDALMEQIKPFHPTFHLGEMVETVEKVGDPAFRCITDAGKVFECKVLVIAAGGGSFQPKRPPVPGIEAYEGTSVHYAVRKMETFRDKNVLVVGGGDSALDWTLNLHPIAKRITLLHRRDEFRAAPHSVEQMRALVAGGKMDLRLGQVTALSGTEGKLTGATIKGNDNSVTEISCDTMLPFFGLTMKLGPVANWGIALENNLVPVETSAFETNVPGIFAIGDINTYPGKIKLILCGFHEGALMSQKAHRYVYPEKRLVFQYTTSSSSLQKKLGVN from the coding sequence ATGAGCGACGTGATCAAAACCGATGTGCTGATTATTGGCGCCGGCCCGTGCGGTCTGTTCGCCGCCTTCGAGCTTGGCCTTCTCGACATGAAGACGCATTTCGTCGACATCCTCGACAAGGTCGGCGGCCAGTGCGCCGAGCTCTATCCGGAAAAGCCGATCTACGACATTCCCGGCATTCCGCAGGTTTCGGGGCAGGGCCTCACCGACGCGTTGATGGAGCAGATCAAGCCGTTCCATCCGACCTTCCATCTCGGCGAGATGGTCGAGACCGTGGAGAAGGTCGGCGATCCCGCCTTTCGCTGCATCACCGACGCGGGCAAGGTGTTCGAATGCAAGGTGCTGGTGATCGCGGCCGGCGGCGGCTCGTTCCAGCCCAAGCGTCCGCCGGTGCCGGGCATCGAGGCCTATGAGGGCACTTCAGTCCATTACGCCGTGCGCAAGATGGAGACGTTCCGCGACAAGAACGTGCTGGTCGTCGGCGGCGGCGATTCCGCGCTCGACTGGACGCTCAATCTGCATCCGATCGCGAAGCGCATCACGCTGTTGCACCGGCGCGACGAATTTCGCGCCGCGCCCCACAGCGTCGAGCAGATGCGCGCGCTGGTCGCCGGCGGCAAGATGGATCTCCGGCTCGGCCAGGTCACCGCTCTCTCAGGCACCGAGGGCAAGCTCACAGGCGCTACCATCAAGGGCAACGACAACAGCGTCACGGAGATTTCCTGCGACACCATGCTGCCGTTCTTCGGGCTGACCATGAAGCTCGGCCCGGTCGCCAACTGGGGCATCGCGCTGGAAAACAATCTGGTGCCGGTCGAGACGTCCGCGTTCGAGACCAATGTTCCCGGCATCTTCGCGATCGGCGACATCAACACCTATCCCGGCAAGATCAAGCTGATCCTGTGCGGCTTCCACGAGGGCGCGCTGATGTCGCAAAAAGCCCATCGCTACGTCTATCCGGAGAAGCGGCTCGTGTTCCAGTACACGACCTCGTCCTCCAGCCTGCAAAAGAAGCTCGGTGTCAACTGA